From one Octopus bimaculoides isolate UCB-OBI-ISO-001 chromosome 1, ASM119413v2, whole genome shotgun sequence genomic stretch:
- the LOC106877089 gene encoding toll-like receptor Tollo, which yields MIYLHNPFIFSLLFFTGIYLVHSGKSYHCPLSCKCTNQQTVPGTVSVTCYFTQLKSDDYQIFSMLAAENTTYLYIKCDEYGYTSSLDNSPFEHLTNLRKLVFETCYFNNLTENIFAGLDNLRNLTIYKSKYLNVNSNAFFNLPNLETIRINNCDSVNFPVNSLCHQNKLTTLNLAENNIKNISEVFNLCLKNSMLFNNITVLALNHNKLSVISDSFSDLLKSVQYILLQNNRIESVQKDAFSNLQNLEYIDLSNNSLSKLPQTSFDFSYKLYYFDISNNPIKEMPITLQNLSNIQLFRAKNTLLGDRIWNFLNRKPLVLVNFENCGLTYIPEFVAKFQTLKHFMLDKNNITTIHPNAFAASKSLITLTLSGNKITSLPKFAFKGLDSLEILNLNDNQISIFDENVFLSLSKLSSLDLSTNSLNHIPKLPSSIKLLQLKQNNIKKISSVLNTTKNLEYLVLADNEIEIIENDAFSHLQSLRILNLKNNKITNINKHHFKNLHKLWGLNIAFNSITELGYDTISHLQSLRDFYCQNNHLTTLAKAMFPKYLRLIDLSHNYIKFLTDDIIHDMNDLTELNLRSNRLSTVRSFNFIRSGNAKAIQILLLGNKFKCDCHLTWLKESITWQQKHPFVTKSFDMIFCGDIEPWLPIGTLDTVNKNDLLCDYNKLKNSHIKYYCTFSCKCCLISENCLCQDICPVECLCLFSLDKNFHKVDCRKTNLTQLKGLPSAGIHIDLSGNKLNYLYNTNFTDHSAAEVLYMNNSQILIVANKTFIKFTNLKKLYLQNNLIEALQQKSFEGLKNLLELILYNNKIQYIPENTFSETPKLKYLDLRNNKLQTITSEMFSSKALQKIYLSDNPWSCECNDISEFEKIFAKDTELLVNGEQIFCRKYDALVNIFNYGQEFCQNNVTFNITKFAPYQDKVLISSVSAVSSVIILIFLITFLVYAYRQEIQLLLFIHFGYRFMSKKLIIDEENKLYDAFVSFDNSLDLFVLNELLPQLEQNNPPFKLCVHFRDFEVGLQITENIINSIENSKRTILLITDNFLKSEWCKYEFQTAHYDGLSQKMNTLIVVLFENINEELLDPDLKLYLKTKTYLKYDDPWFWNKLRFALPAKKDSKQETKC from the coding sequence atgatatatttacacaatccttttatattttctctattgtttttCACTGGCATATATTTAGTGCATTCTGGAAAATCATACCACTGCCCTCTTTCATGTAAATGCACTAATCAGCAAACGGTGCCTGGCACAGTGAGTGTTACTTGCTATTTTACTCAGTTAAAATCAGATGATTATCAAATCTTCTCTATGTTGGCTGCAGAAAATACAACGTAcctatatataaaatgtgatgaATATGGTTACACCAGTTCTTTGGATAATAGCCCATTCGAGCACTTAACTAATTTGAGAAAACTCGTCTTTGAAACTTGTTATTTTAATAatctaacagaaaatatttttgctgGCTTAGATAATCTTAGAAATCTCACcatttataaaagtaaatatttaaatgtaaattcaaaTGCTTTTTTCAATCTTCCCAATTTGGAAACTATAAGAATCAACAACTGTGACTCAGTTAATTTTCCAGTTAATTCCCTTTGTCATCAGAATAAACTGACAACTTTAAATTTagcagaaaataatattaaaaatatatctgaagtttttaatctttgtttaaaaaattctatgttatttaataatataactgTACTTGCATTGAATCATAACAAATTGTCTGTTATATCTGATAGCTTCAGTGATCTTTTAAAATCAGTACAGTATATTTTGTTACAAAACAATAGAATTGAAAGCGTTCAGAAGGATGCATTTTCTAATCTTCAAAATTTAGAATATATCGATCTTTCAAATAACTCCTTGAGTAAGTTGCCTCAGACATCTTTTGACTTTTCTTACAAAttgtattattttgatatatcaaATAATCCAATAAAGGAGATGCCTATTACACTACAGAATTTATCAAACATTCAACTATTTCGAGCTAAAAATACACTTTTGGGTGACAGAATATGGAATTTTCTGAATAGAAAACCACTTGTCTTAGTCAACTTTGAAAACTGTGGCTTAACATATATCCCTGAATTTGTAGCAAAATTTCAAACTCTTAAACATTTTATGCTGgataaaaataatatcacaaCTATCCACCCAAATGCATTTGCAGCAAGTAAATCTTTAATTACTTTGACTCTTTCTGGAAACAAAATTACATCATTGCCAAAATTTGCATTCAAAGGCCTTGATAGTCTAGAAATCCTCAACTTAAATGATAACCAAATATcaatatttgatgaaaatgtttttttgtctctttcaaaACTTTCTTCTTTGGATTTATCAACAAATTCATTGAATCATATACCAAAGCTACCATCGTCAATAAAGCTCCTACAGTTAAAACAGAACAATATCAAAAAAATTTCTTCAGTGCTGAATACTACTAAAAACCTTGAATATTTGGTCCTTGCagataatgaaatagaaataattgaaaatgatgCATTTTCACACTTACAGTCTCTTCGAATacttaatttgaaaaataataaaataacaaatataaataaacaccatTTTAAAAACTTACATAAATTATGGGGACTCAATATTGCTTTCAATAGTATCACAGAGTTAGGATATGACACAATTAGTCATTTACAATCACTTAGAGATTTTTATTGTCAAAACAATCACTTAACAACATTAGCAAAAGCAATGTTTCCTAAATATTTAAGACTCATAGATTTATCACATAACTACATAAAATTTCTGACTGATGATATAATTCATGACATGAATGACTTGACTGAATTGAATCTCAGATCAAATCGATTAAGTACTGTAAGAAGCTTTAATTTTATACGTTCTGGTAATGCAAAAGcaattcaaattttattattagGTAATAAATTTAAATGTGACTGCCATTTGACATGGTTGAAGGAGTCTATCACGTGGCAACAAAAGCATCCTTTTGTAACTAAATCTTTTGATATGATATTTTGTGGTGATATTGAACCGTGGTTACCAATTGGAACATTGGATACTGTAAATAAAAATGACCTTTTATGTGACTACAATAAACTTAAAAACAgccatataaaatattattgtacTTTCAGTTGTAAATGTTGTTTAATATCTGAAAATTGCCTATGCCAAGATATTTGTCCAGTAGAGTGTCTATGTCTATTTTCACTAGACAAAAACTTCCATAAAGTTGATTGCAGAAAGACCAATTTGACTCAGTTGAAAGGATTACCATCTGCAGGTATCCATATTGATCTTAGTGGAAATAAACTGAACTATTTGTACAATACTAACTTCACTGACCACAGTGCAGCTGaagttttatatatgaataattcaCAAATATTAATAGTTGCCAATAAAACATTcattaaatttacaaatttaaaaaaattatatttacaaaataatctCATTGAGGCTTTGCAGCAAAAGAGTTTTGAAGGCTTAAAAAATCTACTGGAACTTATACTTTATAATAACAAAATTCAATATATCCCAGAGAACACTTTTTCTGAAACTCCCAAACTTAAATATTTGGATTTACGGAACAACAAATTGCAAACTATTACTAGTGAAATGTTTTCTTCTAAGGCTTTACAGAAGATCTATCTCAGTGATAATCCATGGTCTTGTGAATGTAATGATATTAGTGAATTTGAAAAGATATTTGCAAAAGATACTGAATTACTGGTTAATGGTGAGCAGATTTTTTGTAGAAAATATGATGCATTGGTCAATATCTTTAATTATGGACAAGAATTCTGTCAAAATAATGTCACatttaatattacaaaatttGCCCCCTATCAAGATAAGGTTCTAATATCAAGTGTGTCTGCAGTATCTTCTGTAATAATTCTGATTTTCCTCATCACTTTTCTAGTATATGCTTATCGACAAGaaattcagttattattatttattcattttggatACCGTTTCATGTCAAAGAAACTAATTattgatgaagaaaataaactTTATGATGCATTTGTATCTTTTGATAATTCTCTGGATTTGTTTGTCTTAAATGAATTACTTCCGCAACTTGAACAGAATAATCCACCATTTAAGCTATGTGTACATTTTCGTGATTTTGAAGTTGGTTTACAAATAACAGAGAATATTATCAATAGCATTGAAAATAGCAAAAGAACTATACTGTTAATTACAGACAACTTTCTAAAAAGTGAATGGTGCAAGTATGAATTCCAAACAGCACATTATGATGGTCTTTCCCAAAAAATGAATACCTTAATAGTTGttctttttgaaaatatcaaTGAAGAATTACTAGATCCTGATCTCAAGCTTTACCTGAAAACtaaaacttatttaaaatatGATGATCCTTGGTTTTGGAATAAACTTCGTTTTGCTCTCCCAGCAAAGAAAGATTCTAAACAAGAGACCAAATGCTAG